The Cryptococcus neoformans var. grubii H99 chromosome 13, complete sequence genomic interval CCCGTTAGTCCAGTACATCTAGGCACCGCATAAACAAACCCCGTAAAAAATAGGTGGGTTACGTAACATCCCTACACCTCCTTTCAAACAGTCCACCGCAGTCCTCTCCAGTGTACACTGCATGCTAGCCCACAATGGACCTGCCCCTCACCCTCGACGACCACATCCCATTCTCCCACCAGGTTGCAGGCCACCCCGGTGTCATGTCGGATCCCTCCGGCAGCCTCGTCATCAAGCCCGCCCTCCCTCGCGAAATCGCCTTTTATCAGCTGCTGTCCAACTCGGATCCGGAGGATATAGTGTGGCCGCTGAGGAAGTTTGTACCGAAGAATTATGGCACACTGAGGCTGGAAGGGAGGATAGGTGCGGCGGGTGGGGTTGAAACGGATTTAGATGTGCAGGATGAGGTGCCAGAGGTGTGTGTGTCTGTGTTCCGATACGTAAATTGACTAGACAGCCGGCTGATCACCTTCGGGATAGAGCGTGGTACTAGCAAATCTTGCTTATGCGTACACTCGTCCGAACATTATGGACGTCAAACTCGGTACTGTGCTGTACGCTCCCTACGCTACAGACGAAAAGAGACAACGGATGGATCGACAGGCGAGGGAGACGACGACGTATGAGACGGGGATACGCTTAACAGGCTGCCAGGTGACTCtatctccatctctgctcAAAAAAAGGGGCGGGACTAATGTTAAACTGGAAAACCTAGACATGGCACGCCCCTACACAAAGCTACATCTCTACACCCAAATCATTCGGCAAATCTATCACGCCTCCCCAACTCTCTCAGGGCATGGTCcgtttcttccctcttccaaccGACTCTATCCCTTCCCTTGtcactcttccttccccaccTCCTACAGCTGTAGAGGTCGTTTCTACCGTTGCGGCGAGCCAATTACCAATACCGGCCCAGACGTCTTGTGCTTCCGTTATCCaatcttccacttccattcccattcccccTTCTactcccatctcccccGACCCTGCCGCTATCGCCAGCATTTTCCCCGCCTCCACCGACCCCGAAAACTCACCAACGTACGAAAACCACTCCATCCCCCCTCCTACCCTCGCTCGTCTCTtaaccctcctcctccaaaagCTCGACCAACTCACAGCCGTGCTTTCCACCCTTGAAATGCGATTTGTGGGTGCTTCGCTGTTGGTGGTATATGAAGGTGATCCGATAAGGCTCGAAGCGGCGCTGGATAGGGAGGAAGCGAAAGTgcaggaagagagtgaagagaaggagaagagagatggggaGAGGTCAATGTTTAGTGATGATGGGTCGATCGACTTTTCAGACTCGGACGCGGACTcggacgaggatgatgaagaagaatatgaCTCGGATGACGAGttggatggaaagaagaaggacgaaagACGAGCGAGCAAATGTCCGGCGTTAACACTAAAACTGATCGATTTCGCGCATACCTGGTTAGCACAGGGGGAGGGACCGGATGAAGGGGTGTTGAAAGGGTTGAAGACGTTTAGGAGTCTGGTGGAAGGACggttggaagaggttgaaCGGGGTTGTGTTTGAATAGGACTCTTGCCATGGGTAAATTCATAGCCAATTGTAAAATAAGGAATAAAAGAAAAATGTGCATCCTACCATCCATTATGTATCGAGATCGGTGGAAGGTAgggagggagaggtggGCTGAGATGGAAATGGCTCCATTCGATGCCGGTAGAGAGGAGTTTGTATCCTTCGTTTTGTCGAATTTTTgggatgacgaagatggtATGGCCATGGCGAGTTGGTACAATCCAAAAGTTGAAATAAGTAAAGCAAGCCAAACCGAGAACGGAGGAATGAACAGCCAAAGGAACATGAGGGGTTTTGCGTGGGTAAGCGGCTGGGTGCGCGGCGGGGacgaaggtggtggaggtggaggtttCGTTTCGTTGAATCTCTTTCGGTCCGCGTCGTGACTGCGGCAGCGCACGCACGCAGTGCCAGCAGTGCGTGACATAAAAAGTATACAACATCAAGCATCATGTCATGATTCTCCACAAAACATACATCGAGTATAAGAGCACAAGGGAGAATACAACTGAGGGGAGAATGGGCCAATAAGGCCGTTGCAGAGCGAGACAGAGAACAGAGCGAGCTCTTGGTTTCTACTCCGCCATGGATGTGTGTCGCTGAGCCGGCAACGAATGCTACCATAGGCATGCTCTTGCAGGATGATGCTCCCCTCTAGCCCTTTCCCATATGGCTGCTTCGGTATCTTGATTCTACTGTTCGTCAAACGCCCTTCTCTATGACATCGGGTGCAATTTCGAAGTCCATTTGTGATCGGCAAGTCCCCCCCTCCCTCTGTCTCCGTTTTGGGGGAATTGAAGCTGATGAATCTGACTATTGTTGCAGAGAGGTCTTTTCATAGAGGAGCTCAACTCGACGCCGAGCAGATTGCGCATCGGAGTGTCTGTATTCCATGCCTACGCACATAGGCCTCGTCAGATTAGGTACAACCGCCTCCTGAAATGGCGGCACTTTTCAGTCCGCTATTTCAGAGGCCCAAGTTGATCGCCTCCGACTTGTCATCAACGATGTTGTGAAAGGAAACAAGGAGGGCGAAGCGGATCAGAAGCAGATTGACAGAGTTAGTCGTTCGCTTAACAGTCACATAAAGACTCGTTTGCGGCCGAGCAGGATCAGCAGGAAAGATCTTGTAAGGGAACAAGAGAACAgtaaggaggatgagagaacGAGAGAATAATAAGCaggatggagaagtagTTTCGGAGGaccgaggagaagaagaagacgaggggaagaaaaggaggacCGTGCGAGGAGGCGttaaggaagaaaaaagtcCAGGGAAAACCTAGGGAAAAGATGAGAAAGCTGAGTCAGCTCGAGGAGTTGAGAAAGATATATAAGGAGTAGTCCTTAGAGTAGATTAGATGCATCGGCCCCAAGCGGCCTAGTCTTCTCGAATCCTTCAGTCTACAAAGCCGCATCGTCTATACTCAGAACTTCTAGTTCGATTAAATACAAACGACCGAGGACAACGAAACTATTGTAGCTTAAGGTACTTTCCGGCCTCTACGAGGACTTAACCCTGAGAGCGTGGGCGGTGATGTGAGAGTGGCCGTTATGAAAAACGGGGGATGGTTCATTTGAAGAGCCGTATAATAAGCTGGGACGGGAATGGGGGCTTGGATGGTCGGCATTAGGGAAGCGCTGAAATATAGATTGTTCATCCATGTGTCGATCCGTCTCGACAGCCTGCTTTTAAACTTTTCTTTCGAGGGCTCAAAGGGGCAAGGTGGATAGAATGAAAATGAAATGCATATACATTGAATCTGTCGTTGACCAATGTGCAGAGAACGGACTTTTATCGGATCGTCAGTTTTCGCATTCATTTTCCGCACTTCC includes:
- a CDS encoding arginine metabolism transcriptional control protein, translating into MDLPLTLDDHIPFSHQVAGHPGVMSDPSGSLVIKPALPREIAFYQLLSNSDPEDIVWPLRKFVPKNYGTLRLEGRIGAAGGVETDLDVQDEVPESVVLANLAYAYTRPNIMDVKLGTVLYAPYATDEKRQRMDRQARETTTYETGIRLTGCQTWHAPTQSYISTPKSFGKSITPPQLSQGMVRFFPLPTDSIPSLVTLPSPPPTAVEVVSTVAASQLPIPAQTSCASVIQSSTSIPIPPSTPISPDPAAIASIFPASTDPENSPTYENHSIPPPTLARLLTLLLQKLDQLTAVLSTLEMRFVGASLLVVYEGDPIRLEAALDREEAKVQEESEEKEKRDGERSMFSDDGSIDFSDSDADSDEDDEEEYDSDDELDGKKKDERRASKCPALTLKLIDFAHTWLAQGEGPDEGVLKGLKTFRSLVEGRLEEVERGCV